Proteins found in one Deltaproteobacteria bacterium CG11_big_fil_rev_8_21_14_0_20_42_23 genomic segment:
- a CDS encoding methyltransferase type 11: MNTASLPVLDLDNIKHYYGKVLQKSSDLKTSACCTAESLPRHHQKIMQLIHPEVQERFYGCGSPIPPAITGKTVLDLGCGSGRDVYLLSALVGEHGNVIGVDMTDEQLEVAKKYQAFHQEAFGYKQSNVQFHQGYIEDLASLGIADNSVDLVVSNCVINLSPNKAKVFAEIFRVLKPGGELFFSDVFSDRRIPSALATDPVLHGECLGGALYTEDFRRLLSHLNCKDYRVVKQNRIDIHNPELAAKLGPIHFDSITLRAFKLELEDRCEDYGQTAKYLGNISEHPHFFELDDHHLFETEKWMSVCGNTASMLQQTRFASHFEVNGNTQHHFGLFNCNTDENKKETTDIACC, translated from the coding sequence ATGAATACAGCCTCTTTGCCTGTTCTCGATTTAGACAATATCAAGCATTACTACGGAAAAGTGCTGCAAAAAAGCAGTGATCTCAAAACCAGTGCTTGCTGCACCGCTGAATCTCTTCCACGTCATCACCAGAAAATTATGCAGCTCATTCATCCTGAAGTGCAAGAACGCTTTTATGGTTGCGGCTCACCCATTCCACCTGCCATCACCGGGAAAACCGTGCTAGATCTTGGTTGCGGGTCGGGGCGAGATGTTTATCTTCTTTCAGCCTTAGTTGGCGAACACGGAAATGTCATTGGCGTAGATATGACAGACGAGCAATTGGAAGTAGCAAAAAAATATCAAGCCTTTCATCAAGAGGCTTTTGGCTACAAACAATCAAATGTTCAGTTTCACCAAGGATACATTGAAGACCTCGCAAGCCTCGGCATTGCCGATAATTCCGTAGACCTTGTGGTTTCAAATTGCGTCATCAATCTCTCGCCAAATAAAGCTAAAGTCTTTGCCGAAATTTTCCGAGTGCTGAAGCCTGGTGGTGAACTTTTTTTCTCCGACGTCTTCTCGGATAGACGCATCCCATCTGCATTAGCAACCGACCCTGTTTTACACGGCGAGTGTTTAGGTGGAGCCTTATACACTGAAGACTTCAGACGTTTGCTTTCACACTTAAACTGCAAAGACTACCGCGTGGTAAAACAAAACCGCATCGATATTCACAATCCAGAACTTGCAGCAAAGCTAGGCCCAATCCATTTTGATTCCATCACCCTTCGCGCGTTCAAACTTGAACTTGAAGATCGCTGCGAAGATTATGGCCAGACGGCGAAATATTTAGGCAATATTTCAGAGCACCCTCATTTTTTTGAGCTCGATGATCATCATCTTTTTGAAACCGAAAAATGGATGTCGGTCTGCGGAAACACTGCAAGCATGTTGCAGCAAACCCGCTTTGCATCTCACTTTGAAGTGAATGGAAACACACAACATCACTTTGGATTATTCAACTGCAACACAGACGAAAACAAAAAAGAAACAACAGACATTGCTTGTTGCTAA
- the acnA gene encoding aconitate hydratase AcnA codes for MPHNSFSCLDTLSVEGKEYHFYNLKKAEANGLNNISQLPKTLKVLLENLLRHENGITVNKKQIEAFSTWLKTKRSDTDIAYHPARVLMQDFTGVPAVVDLAAMRDAMKHLGADAQKINPLTPVDLVIDHSVQVDEFANVHAFQANVDKEMQRNQERYQFLRWGQNAFENFRVVPPGTGICHQVNLEHLGKVVWTKESEGKTFAYPDTLVGTDSHTTMINGLGILGWGIGGIEAEAAMLGQSVTMLIPEVVGMKLTGTLPEGTTATDLVLTVTQMLRQKGVVGKFVEFYGDGIQHLSLADRATISNMAPEYGATCGFFPVDQETVRYLEFTGRGEYVALVEAYAKAQGLWRDGNEPVFTDTIELQLESVLPSIAGPKRPQDRVLLSQASETFKALLHSSLPKNGTGTASSDMLEEGGHLENKNETFLSKNSFVEGTDYHIDHGSIVIAAITSCTNTSNPSVMLAAGLLAKKAVEKGLKVKPWVKTSLAPGSQVVTDYLEKAGLQTYLDQLGFNLVGYGCTTCIGNSGPLPEAIANAVMKEDLTVCSVLSGNRNFEGRINPHCKANYLASPPLVVAYALLGNMKCDLTTKSLGKDKNGNDVYFKDIWPSNAEIQATVEKAVNKEMFLKRYADVFTGPKEWKEIKSTNSLTYPWNNKSTYIQNPPYFVSMNAKPQKISDITCAKVLAVLGDSVTTDHISPAGAIKADSPAGMYLQHEGVAPVDFNSYGSRRGNHEVMMRGTFANIRIRNEMVPEKEGGYTKLPDGSIMPIYEAAIEYQKAKTPLVIIAGKEYGTGSSRDWAAKGTNLLGVKAVIVESFERIHRSNLIGMGVLPLQFTQGQTRKTLKLDGSETFSITGLASGLTPGMSLHCTIKRNDGSSEDVKLLCRIDTSDELEFYQHGGILQYVLRQLM; via the coding sequence ATGCCACATAATAGTTTTTCATGCTTAGACACTCTTTCCGTTGAAGGAAAAGAATATCACTTTTACAATCTCAAAAAAGCTGAAGCAAATGGTTTGAACAATATTTCACAGCTTCCAAAAACCTTAAAGGTTTTGCTCGAAAATTTGCTTCGTCATGAAAATGGAATCACCGTAAACAAAAAGCAAATTGAAGCCTTTTCAACATGGCTTAAGACAAAACGTTCTGACACCGATATTGCCTATCATCCCGCGCGCGTGCTGATGCAGGATTTTACTGGCGTTCCCGCTGTTGTTGATTTGGCAGCAATGCGCGATGCCATGAAACACCTTGGAGCTGATGCCCAAAAAATTAATCCACTTACCCCTGTCGATCTTGTTATTGATCACTCCGTGCAAGTTGACGAATTTGCAAACGTTCATGCGTTTCAGGCAAACGTTGATAAAGAAATGCAACGCAACCAAGAGCGTTATCAATTTTTGCGCTGGGGACAAAATGCCTTTGAAAACTTTCGCGTGGTTCCTCCTGGAACAGGGATTTGCCATCAAGTAAATTTAGAGCACTTGGGAAAAGTAGTGTGGACAAAGGAAAGCGAAGGCAAAACATTTGCATATCCTGATACGCTTGTAGGAACTGACAGCCACACCACGATGATTAACGGCCTTGGTATTTTAGGTTGGGGCATTGGCGGCATTGAAGCTGAAGCGGCAATGCTGGGACAGTCAGTCACCATGCTCATCCCAGAGGTGGTAGGCATGAAGCTTACGGGAACACTTCCCGAAGGAACAACAGCTACCGATTTAGTTTTAACGGTTACACAAATGCTTCGACAAAAAGGTGTGGTGGGAAAATTTGTCGAATTTTATGGCGACGGAATACAACACCTAAGCCTGGCTGACCGCGCAACCATATCCAATATGGCGCCAGAATATGGAGCAACCTGCGGATTCTTCCCGGTCGATCAAGAAACAGTACGTTATCTCGAATTTACTGGCCGCGGCGAATATGTTGCTCTTGTAGAAGCCTATGCAAAAGCCCAAGGGCTCTGGAGAGATGGCAATGAACCTGTTTTCACAGACACCATAGAACTTCAGCTAGAAAGTGTTCTTCCAAGCATCGCTGGCCCCAAACGCCCGCAAGATCGCGTTTTGCTGTCGCAAGCATCAGAAACATTCAAAGCGCTTCTTCATTCTTCGCTTCCAAAAAATGGAACCGGAACAGCATCTTCAGACATGCTTGAAGAAGGTGGACATCTTGAAAATAAAAATGAAACCTTTCTTTCCAAAAACAGTTTTGTAGAAGGAACAGATTATCACATTGATCACGGAAGCATCGTTATTGCAGCAATCACCAGTTGCACCAACACTTCAAATCCTTCCGTAATGCTTGCTGCCGGTTTGCTTGCCAAAAAAGCTGTAGAAAAAGGGCTAAAGGTAAAACCTTGGGTAAAAACTTCATTAGCGCCCGGATCACAAGTAGTCACCGACTATTTGGAAAAAGCGGGGCTACAAACTTATCTTGATCAACTTGGATTCAACCTTGTGGGATATGGCTGCACCACGTGCATCGGCAACTCTGGCCCACTTCCAGAAGCCATTGCAAACGCTGTGATGAAAGAAGATCTCACGGTTTGCTCAGTGCTTTCAGGAAATAGAAACTTTGAAGGCCGCATCAACCCGCATTGCAAAGCAAACTATCTTGCATCACCTCCTCTTGTTGTTGCTTATGCTCTTCTTGGAAATATGAAGTGCGATCTCACCACAAAATCTTTGGGGAAAGATAAAAATGGAAATGATGTTTACTTTAAAGACATTTGGCCAAGCAACGCGGAAATTCAAGCTACCGTTGAAAAAGCCGTTAACAAAGAAATGTTTTTGAAACGCTACGCCGACGTGTTCACTGGTCCAAAAGAATGGAAAGAAATAAAAAGCACCAATTCACTCACCTATCCTTGGAACAACAAAAGTACCTACATTCAAAATCCACCTTACTTTGTGAGCATGAATGCTAAGCCTCAAAAAATCTCCGACATTACGTGTGCAAAAGTGTTGGCAGTGCTTGGCGACTCTGTCACCACAGACCACATCTCGCCTGCAGGTGCGATAAAAGCTGACTCTCCTGCCGGCATGTATTTACAGCACGAAGGAGTAGCACCAGTTGATTTCAACTCTTACGGTTCTCGTCGCGGAAATCATGAAGTGATGATGCGCGGAACATTTGCAAATATTAGAATTCGAAACGAAATGGTTCCCGAAAAAGAAGGTGGCTACACAAAACTTCCCGACGGTTCCATCATGCCTATTTACGAAGCTGCTATAGAATATCAAAAAGCAAAAACACCGTTAGTGATCATTGCAGGAAAAGAGTATGGCACGGGCTCTTCCCGAGACTGGGCTGCAAAAGGAACCAACTTACTTGGCGTAAAGGCCGTGATTGTAGAAAGCTTCGAACGCATTCATCGTTCAAACCTTATTGGTATGGGTGTATTGCCGTTACAATTTACGCAAGGTCAAACACGAAAAACCCTAAAACTTGACGGCTCGGAAACCTTTAGCATTACAGGATTAGCAAGCGGCCTTACTCCCGGCATGTCACTTCACTGCACTATCAAACGTAACGATGGCAGCAGCGAAGATGTAAAGCTTCTGTGCAGAATTGACACTTCAGACGAACTTGAGTTTTACCAACACGGCGGCATTTTGCAGTATGTGTTGCGACAGCTGATGTAG
- a CDS encoding aspartate aminotransferase family protein: MSFSFEESLQLSHDEQFAKYAQFVNPQFARVLKTIGFDKQYVRAEGCYLYDSKGEKYLDFLAGYGVFNVGRNNAYVKDALKYALDADFPSMVQMDAPLPAAVLAERLLEKVGGKTQRVFWCNSGTEAVEGALKFVRKASGRQRVLYFDHAFHGLTNGSLSVNGNKEFKRDFGQLLPACVAIPLGDLDALERELRHDDVAALIIEPIQGKGVYAEEPTYYQDAEKLCRHYGAYLIADEIQTGMGRTGKWFAHHAYDITPDIVLVAKGLSGGYIPIGAVCYSEEIYNRVFRSMDECVVHSCTFGRNHLAMIAGLATLDYMEETKLVENAKLRGEEIKSRILAMKPKYEMLADVRGEGLMLAFEFGEPKSMKLKAGWKLVHAVNAGLFGQMVVIPLMRDHHVLTQVAGHNMDVVKVLPPLCIGEAEVNQFVNAFEQVMQLCHTFPGSIWSVGKDLAIAAAKSARMRS; the protein is encoded by the coding sequence ATGAGCTTTTCTTTCGAAGAATCACTGCAACTTTCACACGATGAACAGTTTGCGAAGTATGCGCAGTTTGTAAATCCGCAGTTCGCACGCGTGTTGAAAACTATTGGCTTCGACAAACAATACGTGCGAGCTGAAGGCTGCTATTTGTACGATAGCAAAGGCGAGAAGTACCTCGATTTTCTTGCCGGTTATGGAGTGTTCAACGTTGGGCGAAATAATGCGTACGTAAAGGATGCCCTAAAATATGCGCTAGATGCAGATTTCCCAAGCATGGTGCAAATGGATGCGCCACTTCCGGCTGCAGTTTTGGCTGAACGCTTGTTAGAAAAAGTAGGCGGAAAAACGCAACGTGTTTTTTGGTGCAATTCTGGAACTGAAGCGGTTGAAGGTGCGCTTAAGTTTGTGCGCAAAGCCAGTGGGCGTCAGCGCGTGCTTTACTTTGATCATGCGTTTCATGGTTTGACCAATGGTTCGCTTTCAGTAAATGGCAACAAAGAATTCAAACGAGATTTTGGCCAATTGCTGCCAGCTTGTGTTGCTATCCCACTTGGTGATCTTGATGCCCTCGAGCGAGAGCTGCGCCATGATGACGTTGCAGCACTCATCATTGAGCCCATTCAAGGCAAGGGCGTCTACGCCGAAGAACCTACGTACTATCAAGATGCCGAAAAATTGTGCCGTCATTACGGCGCATATCTGATTGCCGACGAAATTCAAACGGGCATGGGCAGAACCGGAAAATGGTTTGCGCATCATGCTTATGATATTACGCCCGACATTGTGCTTGTGGCTAAGGGCTTGTCTGGTGGCTACATTCCCATTGGTGCTGTTTGTTACAGTGAGGAAATCTACAATAGAGTCTTTCGCAGCATGGATGAATGCGTTGTGCATTCATGTACGTTCGGCAGAAATCATTTGGCGATGATTGCTGGACTTGCAACGCTGGACTACATGGAAGAAACCAAGCTGGTAGAAAATGCAAAACTTCGTGGCGAAGAAATCAAATCTCGCATTCTTGCGATGAAGCCGAAGTATGAAATGCTTGCGGATGTGCGTGGTGAAGGGCTGATGCTTGCCTTTGAGTTTGGCGAGCCAAAGTCGATGAAGCTAAAAGCTGGTTGGAAACTGGTGCATGCTGTAAATGCTGGACTCTTTGGACAGATGGTAGTGATTCCACTTATGCGCGATCATCATGTGCTCACACAAGTAGCTGGTCATAACATGGATGTGGTGAAGGTTTTGCCTCCACTGTGCATTGGTGAAGCGGAAGTGAATCAGTTTGTAAATGCCTTCGAACAGGTGATGCAGCTGTGCCATACGTTTCCGGGTTCCATTTGGTCTGTGGGAAAAGATTTGGCCATTGCAGCGGCAAAATCTGCGCGTATGCGCTCTTAA